In Streptomyces sp. 840.1, one DNA window encodes the following:
- a CDS encoding DUF5336 domain-containing protein, with product MVIGAAVVLFIASFLDYFSYGNSDIDAPNSWDSLGNAIGVYLVGVAGAALIVLSRSQPQPRKVAGLDLAQFGVAATVFTAWNLFWTIIDLGQIDAGAGLILGLIAALVLAGGAVASPLLPALKAPLTGAPKPQAVHPPYGGQPQPGQGYGYPGAQQPSFGGQQPGQPQPYGAPQPGHPGQPGQPEPQQAAPAQQAPAADAAPAGDFTPFWFAVPVARPLYGEDGSPTPIAELAPGTWYLAVEQRGPGLIAQTQDGRRGVLQDTTGIQRG from the coding sequence GTGGTGATCGGAGCAGCGGTCGTGCTGTTCATCGCCTCTTTCCTCGACTACTTCTCCTACGGGAACTCCGACATCGACGCACCGAACTCCTGGGATTCGCTGGGCAATGCGATCGGTGTCTACCTGGTCGGGGTGGCCGGTGCCGCGCTGATCGTGCTCTCCCGCTCGCAGCCCCAGCCGCGCAAGGTCGCCGGCCTGGACCTGGCCCAGTTCGGCGTGGCCGCAACGGTGTTCACCGCGTGGAACCTGTTCTGGACGATCATCGACCTCGGTCAGATCGACGCCGGCGCCGGTCTGATCCTCGGCCTGATCGCCGCTCTGGTGCTGGCCGGCGGCGCGGTCGCGTCGCCGCTGCTTCCGGCGCTGAAGGCCCCGCTCACGGGCGCCCCGAAGCCGCAGGCCGTGCACCCGCCGTACGGCGGTCAGCCGCAGCCCGGCCAGGGTTACGGCTACCCGGGCGCGCAGCAGCCGTCCTTCGGCGGCCAGCAGCCGGGCCAGCCGCAGCCGTACGGCGCCCCGCAGCCCGGTCACCCCGGTCAGCCCGGTCAGCCCGAGCCGCAGCAGGCGGCGCCGGCCCAGCAGGCCCCGGCGGCCGACGCCGCGCCGGCCGGTGACTTCACCCCGTTCTGGTTCGCGGTTCCGGTGGCCCGTCCGCTGTACGGCGAGGACGGTTCGCCGACGCCGATCGCCGAACTGGCTCCGGGTACCTGGTACCTCGCGGTCGAGCAGCGCGGTCCGGGCCTCATCGCCCAGACCCAGGACGGCCGTCGTGGCGTGCTCCAGGACACCACGGGCATCCAGCGCGGCTGA
- a CDS encoding N-acetylmuramoyl-L-alanine amidase, protein MRDDESVPPTPRRPALFAAATLTVMCLGAAGCGAGDTAQARPGAAAGSPSAATASSPVPASPSPVRSSPAPAKHRPAASASAAKGPSGPLAGKTVVIDPGHNPRNHLHTAEIARQVDIGTTHKECDTTGTSTNSGYAEAEFTLDVAHRMRTLLRAQGAKVVLSHDNDRAFGPCVDERARIGNKAGADAVVSVHADGSAAGNRGFHVILPAPVRSGIADTTEIVGPSRDLGTRIAGLFVRTTGSAPSNYIGGNTGLDTRKDLGGLNLSTVPKVFIECGNMRDPKDAALLTSAGWRQKAAQGIADGISSYLNG, encoded by the coding sequence GTGCGTGACGACGAGAGCGTTCCCCCCACCCCGCGCCGCCCGGCCCTGTTCGCCGCCGCGACGCTGACCGTCATGTGTCTGGGCGCGGCCGGCTGCGGCGCCGGCGACACCGCGCAGGCCCGGCCCGGTGCGGCCGCCGGCTCGCCGTCCGCGGCGACGGCCTCCTCGCCGGTCCCGGCCTCCCCGTCGCCGGTGCGCAGCAGCCCGGCTCCGGCAAAGCACCGGCCCGCCGCGTCGGCTTCGGCGGCAAAGGGCCCGTCCGGGCCGCTGGCGGGCAAGACGGTCGTGATCGACCCCGGGCACAACCCGCGCAACCACCTGCACACCGCCGAGATCGCCCGGCAGGTGGACATCGGCACCACGCACAAGGAGTGCGACACCACCGGGACCTCCACCAACTCCGGTTACGCAGAAGCCGAGTTCACCCTCGACGTGGCGCACCGGATGCGCACACTGCTGCGGGCGCAGGGCGCGAAGGTGGTGCTGAGCCACGACAACGACCGGGCGTTCGGCCCCTGCGTGGACGAACGGGCCCGGATCGGCAACAAGGCCGGGGCCGACGCGGTCGTCTCGGTCCACGCGGACGGCTCGGCGGCCGGCAACCGAGGCTTCCATGTGATTCTTCCCGCACCGGTGCGCAGCGGCATCGCGGACACCACGGAGATCGTCGGCCCGTCGCGCGATCTCGGTACGCGTATCGCCGGACTCTTCGTCCGCACTACCGGAAGTGCGCCTTCCAATTACATCGGCGGCAATACCGGACTGGACACCCGCAAGGATCTGGGTGGACTTAATTTGTCTACCGTGCCCAAAGTCTTCATCGAATGCGGCAATATGCGTGATCCGAAGGACGCGGCCCTGCTCACCAGTGCGGGCTGGCGCCAGAAGGCGGCTCAGGGCATCGCCGACGGCATCAGCAGCTACCTCAACGGGTAG
- a CDS encoding class I SAM-dependent methyltransferase: protein MAAEPKPEILAAFQAAKGFMPVVEGLALYAAAAEAAALGLPLLEVGTYCGRSTILLADAARAAGTTALTVDHHRGSEEQQPGWEYHDPTVVDPEVGRMDTLPTFRRTLHAAGLEEHVVALVGRSPQVAAVWGGPLGLVFIDGGHTDEHANGDYEGWAPHVADGGLLVIHDVFPDPAHGGQAPYRIYLRALASGAFTEVSVTDSLRVLRRTGPGI, encoded by the coding sequence GTGGCCGCCGAGCCCAAGCCGGAGATTCTTGCCGCGTTCCAGGCCGCTAAGGGCTTCATGCCGGTAGTGGAGGGGCTGGCCCTGTACGCGGCCGCCGCCGAGGCCGCCGCGCTCGGGCTGCCGCTCCTTGAAGTGGGCACGTACTGCGGGCGCTCCACCATCCTGCTCGCGGACGCCGCCCGCGCCGCGGGGACCACGGCCCTCACCGTCGACCACCACCGGGGCAGCGAGGAACAGCAGCCCGGCTGGGAGTACCACGATCCGACCGTGGTGGACCCGGAGGTCGGCCGGATGGACACCCTGCCCACCTTCCGCCGGACACTGCACGCGGCCGGTCTGGAGGAGCACGTGGTGGCGCTGGTGGGGCGCTCCCCGCAGGTCGCCGCCGTCTGGGGCGGGCCGCTCGGCCTGGTCTTCATCGACGGCGGCCACACCGACGAGCACGCGAACGGCGACTACGAGGGCTGGGCCCCGCATGTGGCCGACGGCGGGCTGCTGGTGATCCACGACGTGTTCCCCGACCCGGCGCACGGCGGCCAGGCCCCCTACCGGATCTATCTGCGGGCGCTGGCCTCCGGGGCGTTCACCGAGGTCTCGGTCACCGACTCGCTGCGCGTCCTGCGGCGGACCGGGCCTGGGATCTGA
- a CDS encoding chitobiase/beta-hexosaminidase C-terminal domain-containing protein — protein MRLTPLVIASAALALAAPAVVPAAAQARPHSAPPAAPGVSVPGGRYDHTVALTFRAGRGDTVRYTLDGTTPTRASRAYSPGRPLRITEDTNVTAVAFRGGRASVAVAYGYLIRTKEKPLARLVVMSDVHVGDHEHNDKKYESFFDTIGSVFPHPDAILSNGDMINDNGDGKGPDHRIVSDIFQANLKRKGMTGTQVLLSNGNHDDSLAMIRAGYPKAWFPDSGGGYYESDVKGVHLLTVNTETYDGDAAQRTWLKNRLAALTTGPAASRKPVLVQGHRPTAGTTMDGQQASNPGLAADLSAFPQAILFSGHSHLNVNDDRSVHQRDFTSVNDGSMSYVEVDHGYQMVTDNGLADRFEAPTAQALFVEVYKDRTEIDRINMAADKHDIYTGGQWSASWQPPYASAGTLAGPGWTVRLKGSTNQQIKDNFRYTAARRNTVAPQFTTRRPLTQVRLTGGGTALRVAQAVDDQLVHHYRVDVTDTVTGAKVLSSKVLSDYYFMPRPNALDIPVPDAVAGHRYRAEAVAVDACGNASRPVSLTFTG, from the coding sequence GTGAGACTCACCCCGCTCGTGATCGCCTCGGCCGCCCTGGCGCTCGCCGCCCCGGCCGTCGTCCCGGCCGCCGCCCAGGCCCGGCCGCACTCCGCCCCGCCGGCCGCACCCGGTGTCAGCGTCCCCGGCGGACGGTACGACCACACGGTGGCCCTGACGTTCCGCGCCGGGCGCGGCGACACCGTCCGCTACACGCTGGACGGTACGACCCCGACCCGGGCGAGCCGGGCCTACTCCCCCGGCCGGCCGCTGCGGATCACCGAGGACACCAACGTGACGGCCGTCGCCTTCCGGGGCGGCCGGGCCAGTGTGGCCGTCGCGTACGGCTACCTGATCAGGACGAAGGAGAAGCCGCTCGCCCGCCTCGTCGTCATGTCGGACGTCCATGTCGGCGACCACGAGCACAACGACAAGAAGTACGAGAGCTTCTTCGACACCATCGGCTCGGTCTTCCCGCACCCGGACGCGATCCTGTCGAACGGCGACATGATCAACGACAACGGCGACGGCAAGGGCCCCGACCACCGGATCGTCTCGGACATCTTCCAGGCGAACCTGAAGCGCAAGGGCATGACCGGCACCCAGGTGCTGCTGTCCAACGGCAACCACGACGACAGCCTCGCCATGATCCGGGCCGGCTACCCGAAGGCCTGGTTCCCCGACTCGGGCGGCGGCTACTACGAGTCCGACGTCAAGGGCGTCCACCTGCTCACGGTGAACACCGAGACCTACGACGGCGACGCCGCGCAGCGCACCTGGCTGAAGAACCGGCTGGCCGCGCTCACCACCGGGCCGGCAGCCTCCCGCAAGCCGGTCCTGGTCCAGGGCCACCGGCCCACGGCCGGCACCACGATGGACGGCCAGCAGGCCAGCAATCCGGGGCTGGCCGCAGACCTGAGCGCCTTCCCGCAGGCGATCCTCTTCTCCGGCCACTCGCACCTCAACGTCAACGACGACCGGTCCGTGCACCAGCGCGACTTCACCTCCGTCAACGACGGCTCGATGTCGTACGTGGAGGTCGACCACGGCTATCAGATGGTGACGGACAACGGGCTCGCGGACCGCTTCGAGGCGCCGACCGCGCAGGCGCTCTTCGTCGAGGTCTACAAGGACCGCACCGAGATCGACCGGATCAACATGGCCGCCGACAAGCACGACATCTACACCGGCGGCCAGTGGTCGGCGAGCTGGCAGCCGCCGTACGCGAGCGCCGGCACACTGGCCGGTCCGGGCTGGACCGTACGCCTGAAGGGCAGCACGAACCAGCAGATCAAGGACAACTTCCGCTACACCGCCGCCCGTCGCAACACGGTGGCCCCGCAGTTCACCACCCGCAGGCCGCTCACACAGGTGCGCCTCACCGGGGGCGGCACGGCGCTGCGGGTCGCGCAGGCCGTGGACGACCAGCTGGTCCACCACTACCGGGTCGACGTCACGGACACGGTGACCGGCGCGAAGGTCCTCTCCTCCAAGGTGCTGTCCGACTACTACTTCATGCCGCGCCCCAACGCCCTGGACATCCCGGTCCCGGACGCGGTGGCGGGCCACCGCTACCGGGCGGAGGCTGTCGCGGTCGACGCCTGCGGGAACGCCTCCCGCCCCGTCTCGCTGACCTTCACCGGCTGA
- a CDS encoding M20/M25/M40 family metallo-hydrolase produces the protein MSTTAPLVPASDEAQAEVVDLCAELIRFDTSNPTSDERASAEWVMGRLAEVGIESELIESAPGRASVIARIAGSDPERGALMVHGHLDVVPADASEWQVPPFSGEIRDGYLWGRGAIDMKDTVAVMLATARHFARTGTKPSRDLVLAFLADEEAGGKFGAHWLVEHRPELFAGVTEAIGEGGGFSFAIDDTRRLYPIENAQRGMAWMELTATGRAGHGSSPNDENAVTDLAESLTRIGRETFPVRLIEPVRALLEEAARLYGVEFDENDIEGSLAKLGPVSDFMQVVLRNSANPTMFNAGYQTNVIPGKATARVDGRFLPGHEQELIDTIDRLLLPSISREWVNHDIAMETTFDGPLVDAMCDAVRAEDPDGHPVPYCNPGGTDAKAFTHLGIRCFGFKGLKLPHDLDYGRLFHGVDERVPLEGLRFGVRVMTRLWQSC, from the coding sequence ATGAGCACCACCGCACCCCTGGTCCCGGCCTCCGACGAGGCCCAGGCCGAGGTCGTCGACCTCTGCGCCGAACTGATCAGGTTCGACACCTCCAACCCCACCAGCGACGAGCGCGCGAGTGCCGAATGGGTGATGGGCCGCCTCGCGGAGGTGGGCATCGAATCGGAGCTCATCGAGTCCGCGCCGGGCCGGGCCAGCGTCATCGCCAGGATCGCCGGCAGCGACCCGGAGCGGGGCGCCCTGATGGTCCACGGCCATCTGGACGTGGTCCCCGCCGACGCCTCCGAGTGGCAGGTGCCGCCGTTCTCCGGCGAGATCCGGGACGGCTACCTGTGGGGCCGGGGCGCGATCGACATGAAGGACACGGTGGCCGTCATGCTGGCCACCGCCCGGCACTTCGCCCGCACCGGCACCAAGCCCTCGCGCGACCTGGTCCTGGCCTTCCTCGCGGACGAGGAGGCGGGCGGCAAGTTCGGCGCCCACTGGCTGGTCGAGCACCGCCCGGAGCTGTTCGCCGGGGTCACCGAGGCGATCGGCGAGGGCGGCGGGTTCTCCTTCGCCATCGACGACACCCGGCGCCTGTACCCGATCGAGAACGCCCAGCGCGGCATGGCCTGGATGGAGCTCACCGCCACCGGCCGGGCCGGCCACGGCTCGTCCCCCAACGACGAGAACGCGGTCACCGACCTCGCGGAGTCGCTGACCCGGATCGGCCGCGAGACCTTCCCGGTCCGGCTGATCGAACCGGTCCGCGCCCTGCTCGAAGAGGCCGCCCGCCTCTACGGCGTCGAGTTCGACGAGAACGACATCGAGGGCAGCCTCGCGAAGCTCGGCCCGGTCTCCGACTTCATGCAGGTGGTGCTCCGCAACTCCGCGAACCCCACCATGTTCAACGCCGGCTACCAGACCAACGTCATCCCCGGCAAGGCCACCGCCCGCGTCGACGGCCGCTTCCTGCCCGGCCACGAGCAGGAGCTGATCGACACGATCGACCGGCTGCTGCTCCCCTCGATCAGCCGCGAGTGGGTCAACCACGACATCGCGATGGAGACCACGTTCGACGGCCCGCTCGTCGACGCCATGTGCGACGCGGTGCGCGCCGAGGACCCGGACGGCCACCCGGTGCCGTACTGCAACCCCGGCGGTACGGACGCCAAGGCCTTCACCCACCTGGGCATCCGCTGCTTCGGCTTCAAGGGCCTGAAGCTCCCGCACGACCTGGACTACGGCCGCCTCTTCCACGGCGTGGACGAGCGCGTCCCGCTGGAGGGACTGCGCTTCGGCGTCCGCGTCATGACCCGACTCTGGCAGAGCTGCTGA
- a CDS encoding cytosine permease: MAAAPQADAPVHETKSIGSDDYSLSRVPRDKRFGFWSMLLQWLAQSGSISQFTLGATIGVGMTFGNAFLAFTLGAVILEIVIFAIGLAGMREGLATPMLTRWVGFGRNGSALVSFVIAVSLVGWFGVQNTIFGNSVSELVGGPSWMWCVLAGIAITALVIFGFKYMANFAKIVTPLFFAMVAFSVIRTLNDHSFSDLVHSPPPGDTIPLAVAATAIAGGYMTGAIVSPEMTRYNRKGSHVFLQSASSMILSEYIVGLTGVLLGHLVKSNEVSHIVLSTSGAFGVIVVLMSTAKINDWNLYGSSLGVVNFFQVVFGKRIHRGAVTIVLGIAGTLLSAVGIMTHFTEFLTILGVAIPPIGGIIVAEYWVVKKMRKPLDETREAETLPATSPTWVPMSIVIWIVAFCVGKFYDGGIPALNSLATAFVLYCVLGLLGWVKPYGTSTTQDDEDSAVPDARTTTSVGAA, translated from the coding sequence ATGGCTGCCGCCCCGCAGGCCGACGCCCCGGTCCACGAGACCAAGAGCATCGGCAGCGACGACTACTCGCTCTCGCGCGTCCCGCGCGACAAGCGGTTCGGCTTCTGGTCCATGCTGCTCCAGTGGCTGGCCCAGTCCGGTTCGATCTCGCAGTTCACGCTGGGCGCCACCATCGGCGTCGGCATGACCTTCGGCAACGCCTTCCTCGCCTTCACGCTCGGCGCGGTGATCCTGGAGATCGTGATCTTCGCGATCGGCCTGGCCGGTATGCGCGAGGGTCTCGCGACCCCGATGCTGACCCGCTGGGTGGGCTTCGGCCGCAACGGCTCCGCGCTGGTCAGCTTCGTCATCGCGGTCAGCCTGGTCGGCTGGTTCGGCGTCCAGAACACGATCTTCGGCAACAGCGTCTCGGAGCTGGTCGGCGGACCGTCCTGGATGTGGTGCGTGCTGGCCGGCATAGCCATCACCGCCCTGGTGATCTTCGGCTTCAAGTACATGGCCAACTTCGCGAAGATCGTCACCCCGCTCTTCTTCGCCATGGTCGCCTTCTCCGTCATCCGCACCCTGAACGACCACTCCTTCAGCGACCTGGTCCACTCGCCGCCGCCCGGCGACACGATCCCGCTGGCCGTCGCCGCCACCGCCATCGCGGGCGGCTACATGACGGGCGCGATCGTCTCCCCCGAGATGACCCGCTACAACCGCAAGGGCTCGCACGTCTTCCTGCAGAGCGCGTCCTCGATGATCCTCTCCGAGTACATCGTCGGCCTGACCGGCGTGCTCCTGGGCCACCTGGTCAAGAGCAACGAGGTCTCGCACATCGTGCTCTCCACCTCCGGCGCCTTCGGCGTCATCGTGGTCCTGATGTCCACGGCGAAGATCAACGACTGGAACCTGTACGGCTCCTCGCTCGGCGTCGTCAACTTCTTCCAGGTCGTCTTCGGCAAGCGGATCCACCGAGGCGCCGTCACCATCGTCCTGGGCATCGCGGGCACGCTCCTGTCCGCGGTCGGGATCATGACCCACTTCACCGAGTTCCTCACGATCCTCGGCGTCGCCATCCCGCCGATCGGCGGCATCATCGTGGCCGAGTACTGGGTCGTGAAGAAGATGCGCAAGCCGCTGGACGAGACCCGCGAGGCCGAGACCCTGCCGGCGACCTCCCCGACCTGGGTGCCGATGTCCATCGTCATCTGGATCGTCGCCTTCTGCGTCGGCAAGTTCTACGACGGCGGCATACCGGCCCTGAACTCGCTGGCCACCGCCTTCGTCCTGTACTGCGTACTCGGCCTGCTGGGCTGGGTGAAGCCGTACGGCACCTCCACCACCCAGGACGACGAGGACAGCGCTGTCCCCGACGCCCGCACCACCACCTCCGTGGGAGCAGCATGA
- a CDS encoding DUF1177 domain-containing protein, whose product MLKYVLDIVDLLDDPQANGKTVVEYLDSVAGAEGSSAEVTTVAGERGSTDFVMVRIPGSRGRTAGGTARTLGVVGRLGGIGARPEMTGLVSDADGAVCAVATAAKLLDMRRRGDVLPGDVIVATHICPDAPTEPHDPVPFMGSPVDIATMNRHEVSDAMEAVLSVDTTKGNRIINHKGLALSPTVKEGWVLRVSEQLGELLAVVTGEPLVTYPVTTQDITPYGNGAHHINSILQPSTATAAPVVGLAVTSAAAVPGCQTGASHESDIASAARYAVEVAKAFGAGHLDFHDAVEFDNLVNRYGSLSHLQTFGRTPQES is encoded by the coding sequence ATGCTGAAGTACGTACTGGACATCGTCGACCTCCTCGACGACCCGCAGGCCAACGGCAAGACGGTCGTCGAGTACCTCGACTCCGTGGCCGGTGCCGAGGGCTCGTCGGCGGAGGTCACCACGGTCGCCGGCGAGCGGGGCTCGACCGACTTCGTGATGGTCCGCATCCCCGGCTCCCGGGGCCGCACGGCCGGGGGCACCGCCCGCACCCTCGGTGTGGTCGGCCGGCTCGGCGGCATCGGCGCCCGGCCGGAGATGACCGGGCTGGTCTCCGACGCCGACGGGGCCGTCTGTGCCGTCGCCACCGCCGCGAAGCTGCTCGACATGCGCCGCCGCGGCGACGTGCTGCCCGGCGATGTGATCGTCGCCACCCACATCTGCCCGGACGCGCCGACCGAGCCGCACGACCCGGTGCCGTTCATGGGCTCGCCCGTGGACATCGCCACCATGAACCGCCACGAGGTGAGCGACGCCATGGAGGCCGTGCTCTCCGTCGACACGACCAAGGGCAACCGCATCATCAACCACAAGGGCCTCGCCCTGTCGCCCACCGTCAAGGAGGGCTGGGTGCTCCGGGTCAGCGAGCAGCTCGGTGAGCTGCTGGCCGTGGTGACCGGTGAGCCGTTGGTCACGTACCCCGTGACCACACAGGACATCACGCCGTACGGTAATGGGGCACACCACATCAATTCGATCCTCCAGCCCTCCACCGCCACGGCCGCTCCCGTGGTCGGTCTGGCGGTCACCTCGGCCGCCGCGGTGCCGGGCTGCCAGACGGGCGCGAGTCACGAGAGCGACATCGCCTCCGCCGCCCGCTACGCCGTCGAGGTCGCCAAGGCCTTCGGCGCGGGCCACCTGGACTTCCACGACGCGGTGGAGTTCGACAACCTCGTCAACCGCTACGGGTCGCTGTCCCACCTGCAGACCTTCGGCCGCACACCCCAGGAGTCCTGA
- a CDS encoding IclR family transcriptional regulator: MADFDLDRRTPAGALQTVDRALLVLLAFERTRPDWGVTEVAEEFGWDTSVAQRLLATLAGRGFLVSDPATRRYRIGPAVLRLGRLWERSGSLELLAGPVLEELRRVTGDTVLFCLPDSFHMRCVAAEEGETGPLRYYPLVGELYPAHAGATSKSYYAYLPDEQRHRLFRGRPMARFTDRTVTDPDLLEAELLKVRAQGYAWTVGEYDTGIATLAVPVFLGREPYGSLSLGGAEERFEGAPENRLEALRKAAEMLERRLTHPPQRPKPRSRRTG, encoded by the coding sequence ATGGCGGACTTCGATCTGGACCGGCGCACCCCCGCCGGGGCCCTGCAAACCGTCGACCGGGCGCTCCTCGTGCTGCTCGCGTTCGAGCGGACCAGACCCGACTGGGGTGTCACCGAAGTCGCGGAGGAGTTCGGCTGGGACACCTCGGTGGCCCAGCGGCTGCTCGCCACCCTCGCGGGGCGCGGCTTCCTGGTCTCCGACCCGGCCACCCGGCGCTACCGTATCGGCCCCGCCGTGCTGCGCCTGGGCAGGCTCTGGGAGCGCTCGGGCTCGCTGGAGCTGCTCGCCGGACCCGTCCTGGAGGAGCTGCGCCGGGTCACCGGGGACACCGTGCTGTTCTGCCTGCCGGACAGCTTCCACATGCGGTGCGTGGCCGCCGAGGAGGGCGAGACCGGGCCGCTGCGCTACTACCCGCTGGTCGGTGAGCTCTACCCGGCGCACGCCGGGGCGACCAGCAAGTCCTACTACGCCTATCTGCCGGACGAGCAGCGCCACCGGCTGTTCCGGGGCCGCCCGATGGCCCGGTTCACCGACCGGACGGTGACCGATCCGGACCTGCTGGAGGCGGAGCTGCTGAAGGTGCGCGCCCAGGGGTACGCCTGGACGGTCGGGGAGTACGACACGGGAATCGCGACGCTGGCCGTACCGGTCTTCCTGGGACGCGAACCGTACGGCAGCCTCAGTCTGGGCGGCGCGGAGGAACGGTTCGAGGGGGCGCCGGAGAACCGGCTCGAAGCCCTGCGGAAGGCGGCCGAAATGCTGGAGCGGCGCCTCACCCATCCGCCGCAGCGTCCGAAGCCCCGGTCCCGCCGCACCGGCTGA
- the pepE gene encoding dipeptidase PepE: protein MNLLLLSNSTQYGCGYLEHALDTVQAFLPSGASLAFVPYALADYAAYTTRVRDALEPAGISVRGVHENADPVAELAASDAVFIGGGNSFRLLSALYRTGLREAVTGAVREGLPYMGASAGTNMAAPTLRTTNDMPIVQPPSFETLGLVPFQINPHYQDPDPDSTHKGETREERLTEFLEENDVPVLGLREGSWLRVNGRQARVQGARPARLFARGAQPQELPAGTDVSHLLTTAPRFDAPVR, encoded by the coding sequence GTGAATCTGCTCCTGCTCTCCAACTCGACCCAGTACGGCTGCGGTTACCTGGAACACGCCCTCGACACCGTGCAGGCGTTCCTGCCCTCCGGCGCCAGCCTCGCCTTCGTGCCGTACGCGCTCGCCGACTACGCGGCGTACACCACCCGGGTCCGCGACGCCCTGGAGCCGGCCGGCATCAGCGTCCGCGGCGTCCACGAGAACGCCGACCCGGTCGCCGAACTCGCCGCTTCCGACGCCGTGTTCATCGGCGGCGGCAACTCCTTCCGGCTGCTCAGCGCGCTCTACCGGACCGGGCTGCGCGAGGCCGTGACCGGGGCGGTGCGCGAGGGGCTGCCGTACATGGGGGCCAGTGCGGGGACGAACATGGCGGCGCCCACCCTGCGCACCACCAACGACATGCCCATCGTGCAGCCGCCGTCCTTCGAGACGCTCGGCCTCGTCCCGTTCCAGATCAACCCGCACTACCAGGACCCGGACCCGGACAGCACCCACAAGGGCGAGACCCGCGAGGAACGGCTCACCGAGTTCCTGGAGGAGAACGACGTCCCCGTGCTCGGCCTGCGCGAGGGCTCATGGCTGCGGGTCAACGGGCGCCAGGCCCGGGTCCAGGGCGCCCGCCCCGCACGGCTGTTCGCCCGGGGCGCGCAGCCGCAGGAGCTCCCGGCGGGGACGGACGTCTCTCATCTGCTCACGACCGCACCGAGGTTCGACGCTCCGGTGCGCTGA